Proteins found in one Pocillopora verrucosa isolate sample1 chromosome 12, ASM3666991v2, whole genome shotgun sequence genomic segment:
- the LOC131793086 gene encoding dipeptidyl peptidase 2, whose protein sequence is MAGCSEFLLVVSSLFVLVGATVPYKTAYLEQDLDHFNFVQANKVTFKQRYLYTDQYWDEKGPIFFYTGNEGPITGFWENSGFVFEAAQKFNALVIFGEHRYYGDSLPFGSSSFDHDKVGYLSMEQALADYAVLVTDLKIQFKATESKVVAFGGSYGGMLSAYMRFKYPNVIDVALAASAPIYMTTFRGSERDFFFTAVTEDFLNADANCPGYVITAFEMIEMLKNQGAEGLAELSKIFKLCKPLKSTEQIPHMLGWIRNSFTTLAMGDYPYPTDFLAPLPGHPVNLACKMMASALSKVEGLAEVTALVYNGTNGTLTCLDPDTEYIECADPTGCGLGPDSLAWDYQACAELTLPAGSNNKTDMFPPLPWTPEMISTYCQKKWGVIPQPNWAPIQLWGKDISSSSNIIFSNGDLDPWRPGGVLEDVSPTLVALLVKGGAHHLDLRASNPLDPPAVTQARKQELELIQKFLH, encoded by the exons ATGGCTGGCTGCTCGGAGTTTCTTCTTGTGGTTTCCTCTCTTTTTGTCCTTGTGGGGGCTACAGTTCCTTACAAGACAGCTTATTTAGAGCAAGATCTCGATCATTTCAACTTCGTTCAAGCCAATAAGGTCACGTTTAAACAGCGATATCTCTATACAG ATCAATACTGGGATGAAAAAGGACCGATTTTCTTTTACACTGGCAATGAAGGACCAATAACTGGTTTCTGGGAAAACTCAGGCTTTGTTTTTGAAGCAGCTCAGAAGTTCAATGCTTTGGTTATTTTTGGTGAACAT AGGTACTATGGAGATTCCCTTCCATTTGGTTCATCCTCGTTTGATCATGATAAAGTTGGTTACCTTTCAATGGAGCAAGCCCTTGCAGACTATGCTGTCCTAGTGACTGATCTTAAGATTCAGTTTAAAGCCACAGAGAGTAAGGTTGTTGCTTTTGGTGGCAG TTATGGTGGAATGCTGAGTGCTTACATGAGGTTTAAATATCCTAATGTGATAGATGTTGCCTTGGCAGCCAGTGCTCCAATTTACATGACCACTTTCCGTGGAAGTGAAAGAGACTTTTTCTTCACTGCAGTGACAGAG GACTTTTTAAATGCTGATGCCAATTGTCCAGGTTATGTTATTACAGCTTTTGAAATGATTGAGATGCTGAAAAATCAAGGTGCAGAAG GACTTGCTGAActctcaaaaatatttaaactctGCAAACCACTTAAGTCAACAGAACAG atcCCTCACATGTTAGGCTGGATTCGCAATTCTTTCACAACCCTAGCCATGGGTGATTATCCTTACCCAACAGACTTCCTGGCTCCACTTCCTGGGCATCCTGTGAACTTGGCATGTAAAATGATGGCAAGTGCATTATCCAAGGTTGAAGGCCTTGCTGAGGTCACAGCATTAGTCTACAATGGCACTAATGGTACACTGACTTGTCTGGATCCAGATACAGAGTACATTGAATGTGCAGACCCCACTGGGTGTGGCCTGGGTCCAGACAGCCTTGCATGGGACTATCAG GCTTGTGCTGAGCTCACTCTTCCAGCTGGTTCTAACAACAAGACAGACATGTTTCCGCCTCTGCCATGGACTCCAGAAATGATATCCACATACTGCCAGAAAAAATGGGGTGTGATACCTCAACCTAACTGGGCACCCATACAGTTATGGGGGAAAG ATATATCTTCATCttctaatattattttttccaatggTGACCTGGATCCATGGAGACCTGGTGGG GTGTTAGAAGATGTCTCACCAACACTGGTAGCACTTCTGGTCAAAGGTGGAGCTCACCATCTTGATCTGAG AGCTTCCAATCCACTGGACCCTCCAGCAGTGACACAAGCACGAAAACAAGAACTGGAGCTAATCCAAAAATTCTTACATTAG